A region from the Brassica napus cultivar Da-Ae chromosome C8, Da-Ae, whole genome shotgun sequence genome encodes:
- the LOC106415951 gene encoding 50S ribosomal protein L21, chloroplastic: MASPSATLSLCSAFSAHCSVAPPRSLSKPSLSLARPTIGFLSTSAASTSRPAFPAAPKFAESAIVAEPETTDIEAVVVSDDKPKREQIFAVVMVGGRQYIVFPGRYLYTQRLKDANVDDQIVLNKVLLVGTKTHTYIGKPVVTNATVHAVVENQGLNDKVVVFKYKPKKKYRRNIGHRQPNTRIRITGITGYEEYPASPNVAV; encoded by the exons ATGGCTTCTCCCTCAGCGACGCTTTCTCTTTGCTCTGCTTTCTCTGCTCATTGCAGTGTCGCTCCACCGCGCTCCCTCTCTAAGCCTTCATTGAGTCTGGCTAGACCTACAATTGGGTTTCTTTCTACTTCCGCTGCGTCTACGTCTCGACCCGCGTTCCCCGCCGCTCCGAAATTCGCCGAATCAGCCATCGTGGCTGAACCGGAGACTACCGATATTGAAGCTGTGGTGGTCTCAGATGATAAACCTAAACGAGAACAGATCTTCGCCGTTGTTATG GTTGGCGGACGCCAATACATTGTTTTCCCAGGGAGATATCTCTACACTCAGCGGCTCAAAGATGCTAATGTTGATGATCAG ATTGTTTTGAACAAAGTGTTGCTTGTCGGCACAAAGACACATACTTACATCGGCAAACCGGTTGTTACCAATGCTACTGTGCATGCTGTAGTGGAAAATCAA GGTCTGAATGATAAAGTAGTCGTCTTCAAGTACAAGCCCAAGAAGAAATACCGCAGAAATATCGGTCACCGACAG CCAAATACGAGGATTAGGATTACAGGAATCACAGGGTACGAAGAGTATCCAGCGTCACCCAACGTTGCTGTTTAA